Proteins encoded by one window of Salmonirosea aquatica:
- a CDS encoding family 20 glycosylhydrolase, translating into MKKEVIKPLAGMLLLLLWSIRYPNAQAQPALIPQPQQIEWTKESFQIHAGYSIRLDPELNQLAEQAKAFLQEKGGTFSPKSTRQITVKLGKVEAPLYPEEAYRLLVDSERIELVANTPHGIFNGLQTLRQLVRESEAVPGCRITDYPAFAWRGLMHDVGRNFQSLPFLKKQIEFMALYKLNIFHLHLTEDVAWRLESKRHPELTRPETMTRDAGQYYTQLELQELIDFCRARYITLVPELDMPGHSAAFRRATGVEMQSVEGMKIVKGVLEEFCQTFDLKYLHLGGDEVKITNTAFLPEMAALVEKHGKKVIGWYPGGNLPKTAIRQLWMGSARPTKGIPSVDSRYLYLNHHDPFESVVEIFNHKTCSVSTGDADHLGGIICVWNDRRVASQEAILRQNPVYPALLAWSERAWRGGGQVRETTRIGTSGSEEFGNFQEFEHRLLDHKKLYFQDKPFPYVRQSNIRWRITEPYDNGGDLARTFTPELTDDWSEIRTSEVVGATVYLRHWWFPEPTGWLEKPVANSTVYARARVWSDAERDAGLWVGFNNLSRSPATDSPPPGAWDNRMSKVWLNGTLIEPPRWARAGQKGHAEIPLVDEGYEYRAPIRVRLQRGWGWNRILVKAPVGGFRSDWQNPVKWMFTAVLVEEDGENMKAMEVKYEE; encoded by the coding sequence ATGAAAAAGGAAGTCATAAAACCTCTGGCAGGCATGTTGTTGCTTCTTTTATGGTCGATACGCTACCCGAATGCCCAGGCCCAGCCCGCCCTCATCCCCCAGCCTCAGCAAATCGAGTGGACGAAGGAATCCTTCCAGATTCACGCCGGATACTCCATCCGTCTGGATCCTGAGCTGAACCAATTGGCAGAGCAGGCTAAGGCTTTTTTACAGGAAAAGGGGGGGACATTTTCTCCCAAAAGTACCCGCCAAATTACGGTTAAACTGGGCAAGGTCGAAGCCCCATTGTATCCTGAAGAAGCTTACCGCCTTCTGGTGGATTCCGAGCGCATCGAGCTAGTAGCCAACACTCCCCACGGAATTTTTAACGGTTTGCAAACCCTTCGACAACTAGTGCGCGAAAGCGAGGCGGTTCCCGGCTGCCGCATCACCGACTACCCGGCCTTCGCCTGGCGCGGGCTGATGCACGATGTGGGCCGCAATTTTCAGTCGTTGCCTTTTCTGAAAAAGCAGATCGAGTTCATGGCACTATACAAACTGAACATTTTCCACCTACACCTGACCGAGGACGTAGCCTGGCGGCTGGAAAGCAAACGCCACCCCGAACTGACCCGTCCCGAAACCATGACCCGCGACGCCGGACAGTACTACACCCAACTAGAGCTGCAGGAGTTGATCGACTTTTGCCGGGCGCGGTACATCACCTTGGTGCCGGAACTCGATATGCCCGGCCACAGCGCGGCCTTTCGGCGGGCTACGGGCGTGGAGATGCAATCAGTGGAAGGGATGAAAATCGTGAAGGGGGTTTTGGAGGAATTCTGCCAAACCTTCGACCTGAAGTACCTGCACCTGGGCGGGGACGAGGTCAAAATTACCAACACCGCATTTTTGCCTGAGATGGCGGCATTGGTGGAGAAACACGGCAAGAAAGTCATCGGTTGGTATCCCGGCGGAAATTTGCCCAAAACCGCCATCCGTCAGCTTTGGATGGGTTCGGCCCGGCCTACCAAAGGTATTCCCAGTGTGGATTCCAGGTACCTGTACCTCAACCATCATGATCCGTTTGAGAGTGTGGTCGAAATCTTCAATCACAAAACCTGTAGCGTAAGCACGGGGGACGCGGACCACCTCGGCGGCATCATCTGCGTGTGGAATGATCGCCGAGTCGCCTCGCAAGAAGCCATTCTGCGGCAGAACCCCGTTTATCCGGCGCTGCTCGCCTGGTCGGAGCGCGCCTGGCGCGGCGGCGGACAAGTCCGCGAAACGACGCGCATCGGTACTTCCGGTAGCGAGGAATTCGGGAATTTTCAGGAATTCGAGCACCGCCTGCTCGACCATAAGAAACTGTATTTTCAGGACAAGCCCTTTCCCTACGTCCGACAGTCGAACATCCGATGGCGGATCACTGAACCCTATGACAACGGCGGCGATTTGGCTAGAACCTTCACCCCCGAACTAACGGACGACTGGTCGGAAATCAGGACTTCGGAAGTGGTCGGCGCGACGGTATATCTGCGGCACTGGTGGTTTCCGGAACCTACGGGCTGGCTGGAAAAACCCGTCGCAAACAGCACGGTCTATGCCCGCGCCCGGGTTTGGTCCGACGCGGAGCGCGACGCCGGGCTGTGGGTCGGTTTCAATAACCTTTCCCGCTCCCCCGCCACCGACTCGCCACCGCCGGGCGCTTGGGACAACCGCATGAGCAAAGTCTGGCTCAACGGTACCTTAATCGAACCGCCCCGTTGGGCTCGGGCGGGACAGAAAGGTCACGCCGAAATTCCGCTCGTAGACGAAGGTTACGAATACCGCGCGCCGATCCGCGTCCGTCTCCAAAGGGGCTGGGGCTGGAACCGGATCCTGGTCAAAGCTCCGGTAGGAGGTTTCAGGAGTGACTGGCAAAATCCCGTCAAGTGGATGTTCACGGCGGTGCTGGTGGAGGAGGATGGAGAGAATATGAAAGCGATGGAAGTGAAATACGAAGAGTGA